A region of [Bacteroides] pectinophilus DNA encodes the following proteins:
- a CDS encoding polyphosphate polymerase domain-containing protein, producing MNNIMTFKRREIKYLLDDDVYNSLKERLQARLVEDEHGRSTICNIYYDTPDFRIIRKSLEKPVYKEKLRLRSYGTAGAEDKVFVELKKKYNGIVYKRRETLTLAQSDEYLAGHTKAPCDTQIFREIDWFRDYYGNLKPAMYISYEREAYYSLENPDLRITFDRNIMYRSYNLSLAAGVEGESILEPGQHLMELKAGGAIPVWLTKVLDELGIYPASFSKYGRAYLSQVG from the coding sequence ATGAACAATATAATGACATTTAAAAGGCGCGAAATAAAATACCTTCTGGATGACGATGTGTATAACAGTCTGAAGGAGCGCCTGCAGGCAAGGCTTGTTGAGGATGAGCATGGCAGGTCAACGATATGCAACATTTATTATGATACTCCCGATTTCAGGATTATAAGGAAATCTCTTGAAAAGCCTGTGTACAAGGAGAAGCTCAGGCTCAGAAGCTACGGAACGGCAGGAGCGGAGGATAAGGTTTTTGTTGAACTGAAAAAGAAGTACAACGGAATCGTATATAAGAGGCGTGAGACGCTGACACTCGCACAATCTGATGAATATCTGGCAGGCCACACGAAGGCACCTTGCGATACACAGATTTTCCGTGAAATAGACTGGTTCAGGGATTACTACGGGAATCTGAAACCGGCGATGTACATTTCATATGAGCGCGAGGCATATTATTCACTTGAAAATCCGGATCTGAGGATTACATTTGACCGGAATATTATGTACCGCTCATATAACTTAAGTCTTGCGGCGGGAGTTGAAGGTGAGAGCATACTTGAACCGGGGCAGCATCTTATGGAGCTTAAGGCCGGCGGGGCAATTCCGGTGTGGCTTACAAAAGTACTTGATGAGCTGGGGATATACCCTGCGTCATTTTCAAAGTACGGAAGGGCGTACTTAAGTCAGGTAGGTTGA
- a CDS encoding helix-turn-helix domain-containing protein: MEKQTECQIEIKKLRESTGMNRKEFCEVFDIPYRTVTEWERGTRNAPNYVLRLLAYYIRMENMVNKKGDNDGKDY, translated from the coding sequence ATGGAAAAACAAACCGAATGTCAGATTGAAATTAAAAAGCTCCGAGAATCTACCGGAATGAATCGTAAAGAATTTTGTGAGGTATTTGACATTCCTTACAGAACAGTTACAGAGTGGGAAAGAGGAACGCGCAATGCCCCCAATTATGTACTTCGACTTTTAGCATATTATATCAGGATGGAAAACATGGTTAACAAGAAAGGCGATAATGATGGCAAAGACTATTAG
- a CDS encoding DUF4956 domain-containing protein gives MITIFQSIADTTTGTVTIQTFLICIIASVVLGVVIAAAHMYRNTYTKSFVGTLVLMPAIVALVIMLVNGNLGAGVAVMGAFSLVRFRSVPGTAREINSIFLAMAVGLACGMGYIGAAVVFVIIMELVNVVLTLSSFGDRPELERSLRITIPESLDYTDVFEEIFDKYVTKCELVNVKTSSMGSLFKLEYRIRLKDSGTEKDMIDELRCRNGNLEIMCSRAANQAREEL, from the coding sequence ATGATAACAATTTTTCAGTCAATAGCAGATACAACAACAGGAACAGTTACAATTCAGACATTTTTAATATGTATAATAGCGTCGGTGGTGCTTGGCGTGGTGATAGCGGCAGCACACATGTACCGCAACACATACACAAAAAGCTTTGTGGGAACGCTGGTGCTTATGCCGGCAATAGTGGCGCTTGTGATTATGCTTGTAAATGGCAATCTCGGCGCAGGAGTTGCGGTTATGGGTGCATTTTCACTGGTGAGGTTCCGTTCGGTACCGGGAACGGCGCGTGAGATTAACAGCATTTTCCTTGCAATGGCAGTAGGTCTTGCTTGCGGAATGGGCTATATCGGAGCAGCAGTGGTTTTTGTAATTATTATGGAGCTTGTAAATGTTGTGCTTACACTCAGCAGCTTTGGCGACAGGCCTGAGCTTGAGAGAAGCTTAAGAATAACAATACCGGAATCGCTTGATTACACGGATGTATTTGAAGAGATATTTGATAAGTATGTTACAAAATGTGAGCTTGTAAATGTTAAGACTTCAAGCATGGGAAGCCTGTTCAAGCTTGAATACCGCATCAGGCTTAAGGATTCGGGAACGGAAAAGGATATGATAGATGAGCTGAGATGCCGCAACGGTAATCTTGAGATTATGTGCAGCAGGGCAGCCAATCAGGCAAGGGAGGAATTATAA
- a CDS encoding KilA-N domain-containing protein, which yields MAKTIRDTIHANGIDIRIYSEDLKNDYISLTDIARKREGDYPGYVIQNWLRNKSTVSFVGLWESIHNPNFNYIEFEAIKNEAGLNSFVLTPKRWVETTNAIGIVTKGGRYAATYAYKDIAFEFASWISPEFKLYIIEDYQRLKEGEQARLSLEWNLNRELSKLNYRIHTDSIKDNLIPPLLTPQQISYTYASEADLINTVLFGKTAKLWRECNPDKKGNIRDQATIHQLLVLANLESYNAILIKQGKPQSERMPLLHELAVQQMTTLSRLELGNLPGIENKK from the coding sequence ATGGCAAAGACTATTAGAGATACAATTCATGCCAACGGGATAGATATACGCATTTATTCTGAAGACTTGAAGAATGACTATATTTCTTTGACAGATATAGCAAGAAAACGGGAAGGCGATTATCCGGGATACGTTATTCAGAACTGGCTGCGCAATAAAAGTACAGTTTCATTTGTTGGTTTGTGGGAATCTATTCATAATCCGAATTTTAATTATATCGAATTCGAGGCAATTAAAAATGAAGCCGGTCTGAATAGTTTTGTATTGACACCAAAACGATGGGTAGAAACAACTAATGCAATAGGCATTGTCACAAAAGGCGGAAGGTATGCTGCTACATATGCATATAAGGATATTGCATTTGAATTTGCTTCGTGGATTTCTCCGGAATTTAAGTTATATATAATTGAAGATTATCAAAGATTAAAAGAAGGTGAACAAGCCAGATTATCTTTAGAATGGAATCTTAACAGAGAACTGTCTAAGTTAAATTATCGCATCCATACAGATTCCATTAAAGACAATCTGATTCCTCCATTGCTGACACCTCAGCAGATATCATATACATATGCCAGCGAAGCAGATTTGATCAATACCGTATTGTTTGGAAAGACTGCTAAGCTTTGGAGAGAATGTAATCCTGATAAAAAGGGGAATATTCGCGATCAGGCAACAATTCATCAATTACTCGTGCTTGCCAATCTTGAAAGCTATAATGCAATCCTTATTAAGCAAGGAAAGCCTCAGTCAGAGAGGATGCCGTTATTACACGAACTAGCAGTACAGCAAATGACAACACTCAGCAGATTAGAATTAGGCAATTTACCCGGCATTGAGAATAAAAAATAA